A region of the Candidatus Binatia bacterium genome:
GTGCTCGGCGACGCCGCCAGCTTCGCAAAGAACCTTGCGGAGCCGCTGCCCGGAGTGGCACAGGTAGCCATCCAGCAAGGCCATTACGCGGCTGAGCTCGTGCGCGCCCGCCTGCGCGGCGAGAAAGCCGTGCCGTTTCACTACGCCGACCGCGGATCGATGGCGACGATCGGCCGCGCCAAGGCGGTGGCCGATCTCAAGTTCCTGCAGCTTTCCGGATTTCTTGCGTGGGTCGCGTGGCTGTTCGTGCACCTGCTGACCCTGGTCGGCTACGAGAACCGCGTCCTCGTGCTGACCCAGTGGGCCTGGTACTACGTGTGGCGACGCCGCAGCGCGCGGCTGATCACTGCGTGGCAGGTGGGAGCGAAAAGGCCGCCGAGCCTCGACCAGACCTGAACAGCAGGAATACCAGGAGCCAGGCAGGTTGCGGAAAAACCCCGGACCGAGGAGGGGTTCTTCCGCAGCCTGCTAGCGCACGCGCTCGATGTACTGGCCGGTCGTCGTGTCGATGCGGATGCGCTCGCCCTGCTTGACGAACGGAGGAACGGTGACGACCAGGCCCGTTTCCAGCTTGGCCGGCTTCGGGCTGTTGGCTGCCGTTGCGCCGCGCATCTCGGGCGAGGTCTCGACGACCGTCAGCTCGATGGTGGCCGCCGGCGTGATGCCGATCGGCTTGCCCTCGTAGGTCTCGACCTCGATCTCGGTGTTGTCGACGAGGTAGTACACGTTGTCGCCGAGAGCTTCGGCATCGAGCGTGATCTGCTCGTAATTCTCCGTGTTCATGAAGTGGTACAGGTCGCCCTCTTTGTAGAGGTACTGCATCGTGTGCTGCTCGAGGCTGACGCGCTCGATCGACTCGGTGGAGCTGAAGCGTACTTCGGTAGCCAGCCCGGTCAGCAGGTTGCGGATGCGCGCCTGCACGAATGCGCGAAGGTTGCCCGGAGTGCGGTGCTGGAACTCGAGGACGCGGTGCGGCGCGTTGTTGTAATTGATGACGATGCCGCGTCGGATTTCGCTGGCGTTCATGGTTCGGGCTCCTTGTGCGCGTGCCGGGATGGCGAGCCTGTCCGGCTGGCCGAAGCCGGCAACTATACAGAAAAGTCGCGACAGGTACAGGGACTCGCGGTCGGCGGCCGGACCGGCAGCACGGGTCGGATTTTCGCGGATTCGCGCTACAGTCCGCGCGCCGGTCGGGCGGCACCGCGAAGGCACCGCGAAGTCCACGAAGCCTCGATGCCGCCGCCGCCCCGACGAAGGATGGTCCGATGCAGGAATCGCCGATCGAGCTGCACCAGTTCTCGCACTCGCACTTCAACGAGAAAGTCCGCTGGACCCTCGACTACAAGGACATTCCTCACGTCCGCATCAACTACATTCCCGGTCCCCATGCGCTGCAAATCCGGCGCCTGACGGGACAGACGCAGGTTCCGGTGCTGCGGATCGACGGACGCGCAGTGGCCGGCTCGGCCGCGATCATCGACCTCATCGAAAGGCAGTTCCCTGCCCCGCCGCTCTATCCTGCCGACGCGAACGATCGCGCCGAGGCGCTGTCGCTTCAGGAGAAGTTCGACGCCACGCTCGGGCCCGAGCTTCGACGCGCCGTGTTCGACGCATGCCTGGACGCACCCGACTTCATCGTCGCGACCTTCGCATCGGAGAAGCCGGTGTGGAAGCAGCGCGCGTTTCGCGCGGCATTCCCGCTCGTGCGCACGCTGATGCAGAACTCCATGAACATCACGCCGGAAACCGGGCGTCGCGC
Encoded here:
- a CDS encoding glutathione S-transferase family protein, with translation MQESPIELHQFSHSHFNEKVRWTLDYKDIPHVRINYIPGPHALQIRRLTGQTQVPVLRIDGRAVAGSAAIIDLIERQFPAPPLYPADANDRAEALSLQEKFDATLGPELRRAVFDACLDAPDFIVATFASEKPVWKQRAFRAAFPLVRTLMQNSMNITPETGRRAKERVDETLDYIAGRVARTGYLVGDTFTVADLTAAALLGPVALVHHPDMKQAEPLPPRVATLCVGWSEHPGLIWANDMWRKHRPPRKGVVIS
- the efp gene encoding elongation factor P, with translation MNASEIRRGIVINYNNAPHRVLEFQHRTPGNLRAFVQARIRNLLTGLATEVRFSSTESIERVSLEQHTMQYLYKEGDLYHFMNTENYEQITLDAEALGDNVYYLVDNTEIEVETYEGKPIGITPAATIELTVVETSPEMRGATAANSPKPAKLETGLVVTVPPFVKQGERIRIDTTTGQYIERVR